The genomic window TCGGTATATGTCCGTTTTTCTGTCCGGACATGGTCCACGGACATGATACGTCTGAGAGGAGAAAAAATAGGTGCGATTCATACATGTGGTGGGATATTGTGGCGTGGTGTCCGGTTGTGAggaaagagagaagagggggtcAACATGGCAATGGATACCCGCTACCCGCGAACCTGGCGGGTAAAAACTCTATTAGGGTGAGGGTATGGGAAATAGGGTTTCTAAGTGGAAAAAAATTGTACCCATCGGATAAAGCGGGTACGGGTACGGGTACGGGAAAGCAATACCCATACCCACGAACCCCTAGACCCGTATACTACTACACCATGTCAAGTAGGTCCCATGTGTCATTGACTAGATTGAGTAAAAATACCTAAGGTACCAGGCGCTAAGTACGGCTTGCCATGTAGATTTGTTGTCGTTGGTCTCCTGCACGCGACCCTCCTTGTTCCTCCAGGTTCTCACGCGACGACGTGGACGTTAAAGTGTACCTCTTAGCCCGAAAGTACCTTTCTACACCTGGGAGCAAAGGCTCCTGGTGTGACAGCACAATCAAAGAAattcgaaaaattctgaaattttttagggACATACTTTGTGGTGCaccgagagaaagagagagagagagagatggcgcAGCCGCCGCAATGGAAGAAGATGTACCAGTATGTGGCCATACGGGCGCACGACGGTTGCGCCCGCGTCGAGGAAAGTGTCGCCGCCGCGCGTAGGGTGCTGGCGTCCCCGCTGGTGCTGGACACCCGCAACGCCGCGGGGCGGTACACCTTGTTGCATTCCGCCATGACCCATGTCGAGCACGCATCCGGCTGCCTCTCCGGTGTCATATTCACCATGGTGGTGGCCGAGCTCCTGGCGCTCCATGGCTGTGGTGCCGTCCCGTCGAGGCCGGTAGCCGGCATCAGCGACCTCTGCCGCGACCGCGACgaccacgacgagtggctcgctctgAGCAGGCTCGAGGCCGCCAGGGAGCACGCTCAGGACGCGCTCCGCGGGGTGGAGGGGGCCTTCACCCTCCTGGCATCCGTCCGGTTCCTGCTTCACAGTCGGACCCCCGACGCTGCCGGGCGCCGGCAAGCCATGGAAGAGCAGCTCCACGCTGCCGGCGTCGAACTCCAGGCCGCGGTAGGCAGCGTGGCCAACatgtctgtgacgcccggatattcaggctatagtaattccacgctaatgatgccacgtcacctcggttattgttgttaatctcgcgatggttcaaaaacgattcaaattcaaatttaaaatcaagtcaaacaattaaagttttcataaCTCAAATCTAAAttgttcttaatgtgacaaataaatcatggatattattgatggagtaacaacatctttataagatatttaaataccctaaagtgattaaaacaacatcaaaacaattagttatactcctaatatattttaccaaatactaaactatttttattctgaggtaaaacttcttagaacagtggattattttgacacactatttttggggctatttttatattttgctaaaccaaaaataaagtgcaactaaaataaaacagaaaagagaaatgaNNNNNNNNNNNNNNNNNNNNNNNNNNNNNNNNNNNNNNNNNNNNNNNNNNNNNNNNNNNNNNNNNNNNNNNNNNNNNNNNNNNNNNNNNNNNNNNNNNNNNNNNNNNNNNNNNNNNNNNNNNNNNNNNNNNNNNNNNNNNNNNNNNNNCCGCTCGTCCTCAccccctcctcgccggacgccgTGGACGCGCGCCGTCCCGCCGCTGCCCATCGCCAGACCTCGCCGTCCTTCTCCTCTACATCGCCGGACCTCATCGCCccgccgcacgtcgtccccgtcctccacctcgccggactgcgCCCGCCTCCCCGATGCCGCGGCGACgcctcgtccccatcctcctccacaatggtcgcccccgagcctcgccgccccgcttctctgcaacgccggtgaggccacggcctcctcttcctctttgtgCCCGCTCTGCACGACTCCCCGTCGCCACCCGCACCGGCCTCCCCTACTCGTCGCGCCACCGCGTGCGCCCGGCGCTCGTCGCCGCGGCCACCGCACGCGTGCGTCCCGTGCACGCCACGCCTCCTCGCACCACCACCGCGCCCGGCTCCCCTGCCGCCCGCGGGCCCGCTCGTCGCCGGCCCCGCACTCCGTTTCCCCCCCACGCCGgccggccaccgcggccgccctggccGCTGGCCTCGCCCTATCGCACTCCCTGCGGGCGAGCGCCTGCCCAAGCGCCCGTTGCCCCCTTCCCGAGTGGACTCGGGCGCACGCCCTCATGCCCATGCCCGCTAAGGCCATTGGCcccatgacaaacggggcccacgccctagaacaaaaaaaaagatttaaaaaaataaaataagtaaaaaaaataaaaaaaataataataaaaaaaataaaaaaaataattaaaatattaattaattaattaaagaattaattaacttaattaaacctggttagactaattaatcatttaattaacctgactaatctactaattagattaattaatttagttagttagttatcagtcaatgacatgcgggacccaccgtcaggttgaccaagtcaaccctgttgactgctgacgtcagcatgacatcatgctgacgtcataaatccattttctgaattaattaaataattaaataaattccagaaattaataaaatctttagaaaatcatatcttttaatccgtaactcggattaaaatattttcaacatgaaagttgctcagaacgacgagacgaatccggatacgcggtccgttcgtccgccacacacccctaacctatcgaacccgcaactttccccctccggctcctctgcccgaaaacacgaaacaccgggaataNNNNNNNNNNCACGCCCTAGAACaaaaaaaaagatttaaaaaaataaaataaataaataaaataaaaaaaattaaaaaaataattaaaatattaattaattaattaaagaattaattaacttaattaaacctggttagactaattaatcatttaattaacctgactaatctactaattagattaattaatttagttagttagttatcagtcaatgacatgtgggacccaccgtcaggttgaccaagtcaaccctgttgactgctgacgtcagcatgacatcatgctgacgtcataaatccattttctgaattaattaaataattaaataaattccagaaattaataaaatctttagaaaatcatatcttttaatccgtaactcggattaaaatattttcaacatgaaagttgctcagaacgacgagacgaatccggatacgcggtccgttcgtccgccacacacccctaacctatcgaacccgcaactttccccctccggctcctctgcccgaaaacacgaaacaccgggaatactttcccgggggttttccccccttcaccggtatcacctactaccgtgttagggcacaccgaacaccgcgtattgccttgttatattttgtgatgctttgtttgctctgtattcattgtttcttccccctcttctctccggtagactacgagaccgatgctgctgctgcctagttcgactacggagttgacgacccctctctcttgccagagcaaccaggcaagcccccccccNNNNNNNNNNGTTTCCCCCCCACGCCGGCCGGCCACCGCGGTCGCCCTGGCCGCTGGCCTCGCCCTATCGCACTTCCTGCGGGCGAGCGCCTGCCCAAGCGCCCGTTGCCCCCTTCCCGAGTGGACTCGGGCGCACGCCCTCATGCCCATGCCCGCTAAGGCCATTGGCcccatgacaaacggggcccacgccctagaacaaaaaaaaagattttaaaaaaataaaataaaaaaaaataataaaaaaatatatatataaaaggataattaaaataattaaaatattaattaattaattaaagaatttattaacttaattaaacctggttagactaattaatcatttaattaacctgactaatctactaattagattaattaatttagttagttagttatcagtcaatgacatgcgggacccaccgtcaggttgaccaagtcaaccctgttgactgctgacgtcagcatgacatcatgctgacgtcataaatccattttctgaattaattaaataattaaataaattccagaaattaataaaatctttagaaaatcatatcttttaatccgtaactcggattaaaatattttcaacatgaaagttgctcagaacgacgagacgattccggatacgcagtccgttcgtccgccacacccccctaacctatcgaacccgcaactttccccctccggctcctctacccgaaaacacgaaacaccgggaatactttcccggatgttttccccccttcaccggtattacctactaccgcgttagggcacaccgaacaccgcgtattgccttgttatattttgtgatgctttgtttgctctgcattcattatttcttccccctcttctctccggtagactacgagaccgacgctgctgctgaccagttcgactacggagttgacgacccctctctcttgccagagcaaccaggcaagcccccccctttgatcaccagatatcgcctactcttccttatactgcttgcattagagtagtgtagcttgttactgctttccgttaatcctattctgatgcatagcctgtcattgctgctacagtcattgataccttacccgcaatcctaaatgcttagtataggatgctagtgttccatcagtggccctacactcttgtccgtctgccatgctatactactgggctgtgatcacttcgggaggtgatcacgggcatatactatatactttacactgttacctTACCTGTGATAcggttcggagttgggggctgaaggggcaggtggttccatcccggtagaggtgggcctgggttcccgacggtccccgacggttactttgtggcggagcgacagggcaggttgagaccacctaggagacaggtgggcctggccctgttcggcgttcgcggatacttaacacgcttaacgagatcttggtatttgatctgagtctggctacgagcctatacgcactaaccatctacgtgggagtagttatgggtatcccgacgtcgtggtatcagccgaagcacttcagacgtcagcgacggagcggcacgcgccgaattggactggaacgccactaggctaggtctgctttcggccgcccacgcaacgtgcaggtgtgctcagggcgatgggcccagacccctgcgcgcttaggtttagaccggcgtgctggcctctctgttttgcctaggtggggctgcgacgtgttgatcttccgaggccgggcatgacccaggaaagtgtgtccggccaaatgggatcgagcgtgttgggctatgtggtgcacccctgcagggaagttaatctattcgaatagccgtgatcttcggtaacaggacgacttggagttgtaccttgaccttatgacaactagaaccggatacttaataaaacacacccttcaaagttccacagacaacccggtgatcgcttttccgcagggcgacgaggagaggatcgccgggtaggattatgctatgagatgctacttggagatgctacttggaggacttcaatccactctcttctacgtgctgcgaggcggaggctgcgagaagcgtagtcttcgacaggattagctatccccctcttattctggcattctgcagttcagtccactgatatggcctccttacacatctacccatgcatatgtagtgtagttccttgcttgcgagtactttggatgagtactcacggttgctttctccccccctttttttccccttttcctttctttctggttgtcgcaaccagatgctggagccctggagccagacgccaccgtcgacgacgacccctactacaccgga from Triticum aestivum cultivar Chinese Spring chromosome 3B, IWGSC CS RefSeq v2.1, whole genome shotgun sequence includes these protein-coding regions:
- the LOC123064959 gene encoding uncharacterized protein; this encodes MAQPPQWKKMYQYVAIRAHDGCARVEESVAAARRVLASPLVLDTRNAAGRYTLLHSAMTHVEHASGCLSGVIFTMVVAELLALHGCGAVPSRPVAGISDLCRDRDDHDEWLALSRLEAAREHAQDALRGVEGAFTLLASVRFLLHSRTPDAAGRRQAMEEQLHAAGVELQAAVGSVANMSALAFMATQPAIRNRVQ